A part of Streptomyces sp. DSM 40750 genomic DNA contains:
- a CDS encoding TetR/AcrR family transcriptional regulator, which produces MKTGERRRMGVEERRQQLIGVALEVFGRRSPDEVSIDEIASAAGISRPLVYHYFPGKLSLYEAALKRASDDLADRFVEPHEGPLSARLLRVMHRFFGFVDEHGPGFSALMRGGPAVGSSRTNALIDGVRQAAYVQILSHLDIKTPPPPARLELLIRSWISLAESTALIWLDGRRIPREELEVQLVHDFAALASVSAAQDEEMAAILHRILADEPTDGPFSGSAAWARTTTRLPQPTCLSSPNGV; this is translated from the coding sequence ATGAAAACCGGTGAGCGCCGCAGGATGGGTGTGGAGGAGCGGCGGCAGCAGTTGATCGGGGTCGCTCTCGAAGTGTTCGGCCGGCGCTCGCCCGACGAGGTCTCCATCGACGAGATAGCGTCGGCGGCGGGCATCTCACGCCCGCTCGTCTACCACTACTTCCCCGGCAAACTCAGCCTGTACGAGGCCGCGTTGAAGCGCGCCTCCGACGATCTCGCCGACCGTTTCGTGGAACCCCACGAGGGCCCGCTGAGTGCCCGCCTGCTCCGCGTCATGCACCGCTTCTTCGGCTTCGTCGACGAACACGGCCCCGGTTTCTCCGCCCTGATGCGCGGCGGCCCTGCCGTCGGCTCGTCCCGCACCAACGCCCTCATCGACGGCGTACGCCAGGCCGCCTATGTCCAGATCCTGTCGCACCTCGACATCAAGACACCACCTCCACCGGCCCGCCTGGAACTCCTCATCCGCTCCTGGATCTCCCTGGCCGAGTCCACGGCCCTGATCTGGCTGGACGGCCGCCGCATTCCGAGAGAGGAGCTGGAGGTCCAACTCGTCCACGACTTCGCGGCCCTGGCGTCGGTGAGCGCGGCACAGGACGAGGAAATGGCAGCGATCCTGCACCGCATACTCGCCGACGAGCCGACGGACGGCCCGTTCAGCGGCTCCGCCGCGTGGGCGCGTACAACCACGAGGCTCCCTCAGCCGACCTGCCTCAGCAGCCCCAACGGCGTCTAG
- a CDS encoding 5-carboxymethyl-2-hydroxymuconate Delta-isomerase: MPQITVDYSAVLSEGFDRPAFAKALHEEVVRTAAAKPEACKTRFRATEATTVGPDTDGHAIVHVTLALLAGRTDETKVTLTENVLELLREYVKVGEGLAFHASAEVRDLDPSYRKFEI, from the coding sequence ATGCCGCAGATCACCGTGGACTACTCCGCCGTACTCTCCGAGGGCTTTGACCGCCCCGCGTTCGCCAAGGCCCTGCACGAAGAGGTCGTGCGGACCGCTGCCGCGAAGCCGGAGGCCTGCAAGACGCGGTTCCGGGCGACCGAGGCCACGACCGTCGGGCCCGACACGGACGGCCACGCGATCGTGCATGTCACGCTCGCGCTGCTCGCGGGTCGGACCGACGAGACCAAGGTGACGTTGACGGAGAACGTGCTGGAGTTGCTTCGGGAGTACGTGAAGGTGGGGGAGGGGCTGGCGTTTCATGCGTCGGCGGAGGTGCGGGACCTTGATCCCTCGTACCGGAAGTTCGAGATCTAG
- a CDS encoding fused response regulator/phosphatase, which yields MADEASTTVLVVDDVATSRYAMGAVLRRAGHSVVPVASAGEALAELDVRLRSGALPDVALVDVGLPDMSGFELCRRLKSQPPMAALPVVHFSAAAVAPSDRCRGLDAGGEAYLTVPAEPEEIQAVVRAAVRGARMRNGAEALVRRLTLLSETIVDVQAARTLEELAGAAAEGAARLTRSPAAVFVLGEDGHLYSGTSRPRARTTLPDAGARDAVARLLRRITDGNPGPHDTVVPAPLWPAGFFRPGVTEDARLVLARTESGMPVCVATPVRGARGTTSDTTGLVARLAQATALAAQPLLMYQVERHVALTLQRSFLPKRVPDFPGLEVVVRYVPASRQTEIGGDFYAAVSTPAGVLTAVGDVVGHSLEAATVMVEIRHALRAYCVEQSDPTALAQRLDRMLQHYHPDVTVTVCLALVEPNSGRVRVANAGHIPPLIVRESGEAEYVRASGPLLGLGLERPEPTETVLRPTDRLLMVTDGLVETRGIDLSLSLEQLRAAAADAPAGTVALCDTLLHCFGRDREDDIAMLVLRLRLG from the coding sequence ATGGCCGACGAAGCAAGCACCACGGTTCTGGTGGTCGACGACGTGGCCACCAGTCGTTACGCGATGGGCGCGGTGCTGCGCCGGGCCGGGCACAGCGTCGTCCCCGTCGCCAGCGCCGGCGAGGCGCTCGCCGAACTCGATGTGCGGCTCCGCTCGGGCGCCCTGCCCGATGTGGCCCTCGTCGACGTCGGTCTGCCCGACATGAGTGGCTTCGAACTCTGCCGCCGCCTCAAGTCCCAGCCCCCGATGGCCGCCCTCCCCGTCGTCCACTTCTCCGCCGCCGCCGTCGCCCCCAGCGACCGCTGCCGGGGACTGGACGCGGGCGGCGAGGCCTATCTGACGGTGCCCGCCGAACCCGAGGAGATCCAGGCGGTCGTACGTGCGGCCGTGCGCGGCGCCCGGATGCGCAACGGCGCGGAAGCCCTCGTACGACGGCTCACGCTGCTGTCCGAGACCATCGTCGACGTCCAGGCCGCCCGCACCCTGGAGGAGCTGGCCGGCGCCGCCGCCGAGGGGGCCGCCCGGCTCACCCGTTCGCCCGCCGCCGTGTTCGTACTCGGTGAGGACGGCCACCTCTACAGCGGCACCTCCCGCCCCAGGGCCCGCACCACCCTTCCCGACGCCGGCGCGCGCGATGCCGTGGCCCGGCTCCTGCGCCGGATCACCGACGGCAACCCCGGTCCGCACGACACCGTCGTCCCCGCGCCCCTGTGGCCCGCGGGCTTCTTCCGGCCCGGCGTCACCGAGGACGCCCGCCTGGTCCTGGCCCGCACCGAGAGCGGTATGCCCGTCTGCGTCGCCACACCTGTGCGCGGAGCCCGCGGCACGACCTCCGACACCACGGGTCTGGTCGCCCGCCTCGCCCAGGCCACCGCCCTGGCCGCGCAGCCCCTGCTCATGTACCAGGTCGAGCGCCATGTCGCGCTCACCCTCCAGCGCAGTTTCCTGCCCAAGCGGGTGCCCGACTTCCCCGGCCTCGAAGTCGTCGTCCGGTATGTCCCCGCGTCCCGACAGACCGAGATCGGCGGCGACTTCTACGCGGCTGTCTCCACCCCCGCCGGCGTGCTCACCGCCGTCGGCGACGTCGTCGGGCACTCGCTGGAGGCGGCCACCGTGATGGTGGAGATCCGGCACGCCCTGCGCGCCTACTGCGTGGAGCAGTCCGATCCCACGGCGCTCGCCCAGCGGCTCGACCGGATGCTCCAGCACTACCACCCCGACGTCACCGTCACCGTCTGTCTGGCCCTCGTCGAACCGAACAGCGGGCGCGTCCGGGTCGCCAACGCGGGCCATATACCGCCGCTGATCGTCCGCGAGTCCGGCGAGGCCGAGTATGTGAGGGCCTCCGGGCCGCTCCTCGGGCTCGGCCTCGAACGGCCCGAGCCCACGGAGACGGTTCTGCGGCCGACCGATCGGCTCCTCATGGTCACGGACGGGCTCGTCGAGACCCGGGGCATCGATCTCTCGCTCTCCCTGGAGCAACTGCGTGCGGCCGCGGCGGACGCTCCGGCCGGGACGGTCGCGTTGTGCGACACCCTGCTGCACTGCTTCGGCAGGGACCGGGAGGACGACATCGCCATGCTGGTGTTGCGCCTGCGGCTAGGCTGA